In a genomic window of Nocardia fluminea:
- a CDS encoding helix-turn-helix domain-containing protein — protein MTDQPESRVAHAAQDIGGFIRAQREGAQVSLRQLAALAGVSNPYLSQIERGLRNPSAEVLAQIAKALRVSSEVLYVRAGFLEQRPHSPVRDALLADTSVSERQKQVLLEIYESFRRENGEEAGSGGNERDTDVSFTTTDTPPHQETED, from the coding sequence ATGACAGACCAACCCGAGAGTCGTGTAGCGCACGCGGCTCAAGATATCGGAGGTTTCATCAGGGCACAGCGCGAAGGCGCGCAGGTGTCCCTGCGTCAGCTCGCCGCTCTGGCGGGGGTAAGTAATCCGTACCTGAGCCAAATCGAACGCGGATTACGTAATCCCTCCGCCGAAGTACTCGCGCAGATCGCCAAGGCACTGCGGGTTTCCTCGGAGGTGTTGTATGTGCGGGCAGGATTTCTGGAACAGCGTCCGCACAGCCCGGTCCGTGACGCCCTGCTCGCCGACACTTCGGTGTCCGAGCGGCAGAAACAGGTGTTGCTGGAAATCTATGAGTCGTTTCGCCGGGAAAACGGGGAAGAAGCCGGCTCAGGGGGGAACGAACGAGACACTGACGTTTCGTTCACGACAACTGACACTCCGCCACACCAGGAGACTGAAGACTGA
- a CDS encoding heparin-binding hemagglutinin — protein MTEKTATVTKPLFATVGAGDAIYAAVNDVVADVRGRVVATDAKTRVEEARERIANVPADVQAQFDTLRDRIAGLPSELPEDLAELREKFTPEELRKLAEQYYRQALDIYADLAVRGEETVDRLRANQAVDEQIGRVETLYKDASARAEDALTKVNDLLGRTKAEAQAVADKVDAVVEAEVVAVTTEPAPAKPAAAAPAPAPKKAPAAKKAAPAKKAAPKKI, from the coding sequence ATGACCGAGAAGACCGCCACTGTGACCAAGCCGCTGTTCGCCACCGTCGGCGCCGGTGACGCCATCTACGCCGCCGTGAACGACGTCGTCGCCGACGTCCGTGGCCGCGTTGTCGCCACCGATGCCAAGACTCGCGTCGAAGAGGCCCGCGAGCGCATCGCGAACGTGCCCGCCGACGTGCAGGCCCAGTTCGACACCCTGCGTGACCGCATCGCCGGCCTCCCCTCGGAGCTGCCGGAGGACCTCGCCGAGCTGCGCGAGAAGTTCACCCCCGAAGAGCTGCGCAAGCTGGCCGAGCAGTACTACCGCCAGGCGCTCGACATCTACGCCGATCTCGCCGTTCGCGGTGAGGAGACCGTCGACCGGTTGCGTGCCAACCAGGCCGTCGACGAGCAGATCGGCCGCGTCGAGACCCTCTACAAGGATGCCTCCGCTCGCGCCGAGGACGCCCTGACCAAGGTCAACGACCTGCTGGGCCGTACCAAGGCCGAGGCCCAGGCGGTGGCCGACAAGGTCGACGCCGTGGTCGAGGCCGAGGTCGTCGCGGTCACCACCGAGCCTGCTCCGGCCAAGCCCGCCGCCGCGGCGCCCGCCCCGGCCCCGAAGAAGGCTCCGGCCGCCAAGAAGGCCGCGCCGGCCAAGAAGGCCGCGCCGAAGAAGATCTGA
- a CDS encoding DUF2516 family protein has translation MTSLILLILWIGAFGATVFALIHAVRQRSDAFTAVDKMTKPIWLAILGGALVFLLIGIGGLGMLSFIAIIATGVYLADVRPKVDEVQRGPRW, from the coding sequence ATGACCTCGCTGATTCTGCTGATCCTGTGGATCGGCGCCTTCGGCGCGACGGTGTTCGCGCTCATTCACGCTGTGCGCCAGCGTTCGGATGCCTTCACCGCTGTCGACAAGATGACCAAGCCGATCTGGCTGGCCATTCTCGGCGGTGCGCTGGTGTTTCTGCTGATCGGCATCGGCGGGCTGGGGATGCTGTCGTTCATCGCGATCATCGCCACCGGGGTCTACCTGGCCGATGTGCGCCCGAAGGTGGACGAGGTGCAGCGCGGGCCGCGCTGGTAA
- a CDS encoding alpha/beta fold hydrolase produces the protein MRAKLPTALVTLVDRVSTMVETTLAAHRADLRTRTHGIAAFDPPRMPHDVIPVVTADGARLRVHAYGPVDAPVIVFAHGWTCSLEYWNAQINAFAGEYRVVAYDQRGHGESTNGYARPSTNLLADDLCDVLDAVLLPGQRAVLAGHSMGGMTLIAWAGRYPERVAEQAAAVILTNTGAHSLVEVSTMVPGLNIPLRILGGRSMPTPDWLGRLILGTPVVFPPIKPVRWIFARQVMTLDTSREKLNYALSVVRGCPMMTRSRYGFLLTELHLGDDAKNFSVPTTVLAGDRDDMTPAIHAERLAALLQEAGTLAAFKVLPTGHLGNVERFDLFNAEVARVLDAVREPVRALA, from the coding sequence ATGCGCGCAAAGTTGCCGACGGCTCTGGTGACCCTGGTCGACCGGGTGTCCACCATGGTCGAAACCACCCTCGCCGCTCACCGGGCGGATCTGCGGACGCGGACGCACGGGATCGCGGCCTTCGATCCGCCGCGGATGCCGCACGACGTGATCCCGGTGGTCACCGCCGACGGCGCCCGCCTGCGGGTACACGCCTATGGCCCGGTCGACGCGCCCGTCATCGTGTTCGCCCACGGCTGGACGTGCTCGCTCGAATACTGGAACGCCCAGATCAACGCCTTCGCCGGCGAGTACCGGGTGGTCGCCTACGACCAGCGCGGCCACGGCGAGAGCACCAACGGCTACGCCCGCCCGAGCACGAATCTGCTCGCCGACGACCTGTGCGACGTGCTCGACGCCGTGCTGCTGCCGGGTCAGCGCGCGGTACTGGCCGGGCACAGCATGGGCGGGATGACGCTCATCGCCTGGGCGGGCCGATACCCCGAGCGGGTCGCCGAGCAGGCCGCCGCGGTGATTCTCACCAACACCGGCGCGCACTCCCTGGTCGAGGTGTCGACCATGGTTCCCGGCCTGAACATCCCGCTGCGGATTCTCGGTGGCCGGTCGATGCCGACGCCGGACTGGCTCGGCAGGCTCATCCTCGGTACCCCCGTGGTGTTCCCGCCGATCAAGCCGGTGCGCTGGATCTTCGCCCGCCAGGTGATGACTCTCGATACCTCGCGCGAGAAGCTGAACTACGCGCTGTCGGTGGTGCGCGGCTGCCCGATGATGACGCGCTCGCGCTACGGGTTCCTGCTCACCGAGCTGCATCTGGGCGATGACGCGAAGAACTTCTCGGTCCCGACCACCGTGCTCGCGGGCGATCGCGACGACATGACCCCCGCGATCCACGCCGAGCGTCTGGCCGCGCTGCTCCAGGAAGCGGGCACGCTCGCCGCGTTCAAGGTGCTGCCTACCGGACATCTGGGCAATGTCGAACGCTTCGACCTGTTCAATGCCGAAGTGGCCAGGGTGCTCGACGCCGTCCGCGAGCCCGTGCGCGCCCTGGCCTGA
- the purU gene encoding formyltetrahydrofolate deformylase, which yields MSSTAVTSDDRRFVLTLGCPDRPGIIARISSFIAEFGGSIVEAGYHSDGDIGWFFTRQAVKASTVPFAIDELRVRFAEVAAEFGPETDWQLHDSGAPRRAVLLVSKDGHCLHDLLGRAQAGELPATIEAVIGNHPDLAGMTEAHGVKFYHVPFPKDPAERGPAFEQVRDLVDSHDPHAVVLARFMQVLPAELCAHWAGRAINIHHSFLPSFVGARPYHQAYARGVKLIGATCHYVTAELDAGPILEQDVIRVDHADDVRDMVRQGRDIERVVLARGLRWHLEGRVLVHGRRTVVFE from the coding sequence ATGAGTTCTACCGCTGTGACCTCGGACGACCGTCGGTTCGTGCTGACCCTCGGGTGCCCGGACCGGCCGGGCATCATCGCCCGGATCTCCTCGTTCATCGCCGAATTCGGCGGCTCGATCGTGGAGGCCGGGTACCACTCCGACGGTGACATCGGCTGGTTCTTCACCCGCCAGGCCGTGAAGGCCTCGACGGTGCCGTTCGCCATCGACGAGCTGCGGGTGCGCTTCGCGGAGGTGGCCGCCGAGTTCGGTCCGGAGACCGACTGGCAGCTGCACGATTCCGGTGCGCCCAGGCGGGCGGTCCTGCTGGTCAGCAAGGACGGGCACTGCCTGCACGATCTGCTCGGCCGCGCGCAGGCCGGTGAACTGCCCGCGACCATCGAGGCCGTGATCGGCAATCACCCGGATCTGGCGGGCATGACCGAGGCACACGGGGTGAAGTTCTACCACGTGCCGTTCCCGAAGGACCCGGCCGAGCGCGGACCGGCGTTCGAGCAGGTACGCGACCTCGTGGACTCCCACGATCCGCACGCCGTGGTGCTCGCCCGGTTCATGCAGGTGCTACCCGCCGAGCTGTGCGCGCACTGGGCCGGGCGGGCGATCAACATCCACCACAGCTTCCTGCCCTCGTTCGTCGGTGCGCGGCCCTATCACCAGGCGTACGCGCGTGGGGTGAAGCTGATCGGGGCGACCTGCCACTACGTCACCGCCGAGCTGGACGCGGGCCCGATCCTCGAGCAGGACGTGATCCGGGTCGATCACGCCGACGACGTGCGCGACATGGTCAGACAGGGCCGTGACATCGAGCGGGTCGTGCTCGCGCGTGGCCTGCGCTGGCACCTCGAGGGCCGGGTGCTCGTGCACGGTCGGCGCACGGTGGTCTTCGAGTGA
- a CDS encoding GNAT family N-acetyltransferase encodes MLIRRETPADAAAIAAIHRAAFAPQYAGDPAVAEPPEPALVETLRTDESWMPTLSLVALEYDTVVGHICLTRAGIGPFPVLALGPLGVDPDHQKAGVGSALVHAALGAADALDESVVGLVGDPDYYARFGFVPGPRLGVVPDEAEWAPYFQVRPLTAYDSAVTGEFRYPAPFYDL; translated from the coding sequence GTGCTGATCCGTCGCGAGACCCCAGCGGACGCCGCGGCGATCGCCGCGATCCACCGCGCCGCCTTCGCCCCGCAGTACGCGGGCGATCCGGCCGTCGCCGAACCACCCGAACCCGCCCTCGTCGAGACGCTACGCACCGACGAGTCGTGGATGCCGACCCTGTCGCTGGTCGCCCTCGAATACGACACCGTCGTAGGGCACATCTGTCTCACCCGGGCCGGTATCGGCCCGTTCCCGGTGCTGGCGCTCGGCCCGCTCGGCGTCGACCCCGACCATCAGAAGGCCGGCGTCGGCTCGGCGCTGGTCCACGCCGCCCTCGGCGCCGCCGATGCCCTGGACGAATCGGTCGTCGGCCTGGTCGGCGATCCCGACTACTACGCCCGATTCGGCTTCGTCCCCGGTCCCCGCCTGGGCGTCGTGCCCGACGAGGCCGAGTGGGCGCCGTATTTCCAGGTCCGCCCGCTCACGGCCTACGACTCCGCCGTCACCGGCGAATTCCGTTATCCCGCACCGTTTTACGACCTGTAG
- the deoC gene encoding deoxyribose-phosphate aldolase → MTSASLTRAAVADMIDHTLLAPEATPADVDALIVEARKLGVYAICLSPSMLPVRAPGLVVATVAGFPSGKHHSLVKGAEARLAVDQGAHEVDMVIDVGAALAGDFNAVLADIITVREATRDRAVLKVIIESAALSDEAIVGACRAAERAGADFVKTSTGFHPSGGASAHAVRLMAETVGGRLGVKASGGIRTAEDAAAMIEAGATRLGLSKSAAVLDGFPD, encoded by the coding sequence ATGACTTCCGCGTCGCTGACCCGGGCCGCCGTGGCCGACATGATCGACCACACCCTGCTCGCCCCGGAAGCCACGCCCGCTGATGTCGACGCGCTGATCGTCGAGGCGCGCAAGCTCGGGGTGTACGCGATCTGTCTGTCGCCCTCGATGCTGCCGGTGCGCGCGCCGGGACTGGTGGTGGCCACTGTCGCCGGTTTCCCGTCCGGCAAACACCATTCGCTGGTGAAGGGTGCCGAGGCGCGGCTGGCCGTGGACCAGGGCGCGCACGAGGTGGACATGGTGATCGACGTGGGCGCCGCGCTCGCGGGTGATTTCAACGCCGTGCTCGCCGACATCATCACCGTGCGGGAGGCGACCAGGGATCGCGCCGTGCTGAAGGTGATCATCGAATCGGCCGCGCTCAGCGACGAGGCGATCGTCGGCGCGTGCCGGGCGGCCGAGCGGGCGGGCGCCGATTTCGTGAAGACCTCCACCGGTTTTCACCCCTCGGGCGGTGCGAGCGCGCACGCGGTGCGGTTGATGGCCGAGACCGTCGGTGGGCGACTCGGGGTGAAGGCCAGTGGCGGGATCCGCACCGCCGAGGACGCCGCCGCGATGATCGAGGCAGGCGCTACGCGGCTCGGTTTGTCGAAATCGGCCGCGGTCCTCGACGGTTTTCCCGACTAG
- a CDS encoding LmeA family phospholipid-binding protein, whose translation MTTQKPPRPRIGRRSLVIALAVVAALLVAAVGATEAYARHKISSCISSAFEQQMGSGIDVGFGARPILLSYVDGKVGSLTVDSEDNKFGPAVGMVVHAKFDDIELVDGGRGGGTIESSTADVTWDNDGIRETLGTMVSGVRSSASTGVLTLDVLGGLAQLEVQPLVRDGNVIVETKSAQLLGIGLPTDLVQGIVETFTQSLQSYPLGLRAQQVEVTDDGVNVHLSGGKTTLDSAPSGQQSDFTC comes from the coding sequence ATGACCACACAGAAGCCCCCTCGCCCCAGGATCGGTCGGCGCTCGCTGGTGATCGCGTTGGCCGTGGTCGCAGCCCTGCTCGTCGCGGCTGTCGGCGCGACCGAAGCCTATGCCCGGCACAAGATCTCGAGCTGCATCAGCAGCGCGTTCGAGCAGCAGATGGGCTCAGGTATCGACGTGGGCTTCGGCGCGCGACCGATCCTGCTGTCCTATGTGGACGGCAAGGTCGGCTCGCTCACCGTCGACAGCGAGGACAACAAGTTCGGCCCCGCGGTCGGCATGGTGGTCCACGCGAAATTCGACGACATCGAGCTCGTCGACGGTGGCCGCGGCGGCGGTACCATCGAGAGCTCGACCGCCGACGTGACCTGGGACAACGACGGCATCCGCGAGACCCTCGGCACCATGGTCAGCGGCGTGCGCTCCTCGGCGAGCACCGGCGTGCTGACACTCGATGTGCTCGGCGGCCTCGCCCAGCTGGAGGTGCAGCCGCTGGTCCGCGACGGCAACGTCATCGTGGAGACGAAGTCGGCGCAGCTGCTCGGCATCGGCCTGCCCACAGACCTCGTGCAGGGCATCGTCGAGACCTTCACGCAGAGCTTGCAGAGCTACCCGCTCGGCCTGCGCGCGCAGCAGGTCGAGGTCACCGATGACGGTGTGAACGTGCATCTTTCAGGCGGCAAGACCACACTCGACAGCGCCCCCTCCGGTCAGCAGTCCGATTTCACCTGCTGA
- a CDS encoding SAM-dependent methyltransferase, producing the protein MAPSRKALPPVGTITRGTTGVNRLRRSDRWLVNDELVSATLRESATPLVVDLGYGAAPWTTFELAARLRTVRPDVEVVGLEIDPARVVEPRDGVRFARGGFELAGLKPTLVRAFNVLRQYPEDAVPDAWARIQSNLAPDGLLVDGTCDELGRRSAWVLLDRHRPLSLTLAWDPFTVDRPSDIAERLPKALIHRNIPGERVHTLLTAADQAWERSAAMAPYGPRIRWREAAETLRANGFPLRAYPRRMRDCVLSVPWDVVAPSGPA; encoded by the coding sequence GTGGCCCCCAGCCGCAAGGCCCTCCCCCCGGTCGGGACCATCACCCGCGGCACCACCGGCGTCAACCGCCTGCGCCGCAGCGATCGCTGGCTCGTCAACGACGAACTGGTCAGCGCGACCCTGCGCGAATCGGCCACCCCCTTGGTCGTCGATCTCGGCTACGGCGCCGCACCGTGGACCACCTTCGAACTGGCCGCCCGTCTGCGTACCGTCCGCCCCGACGTCGAGGTGGTCGGCCTCGAAATCGACCCGGCGCGCGTCGTGGAGCCCCGCGACGGCGTCCGGTTCGCCCGTGGCGGCTTCGAACTGGCGGGCCTGAAGCCCACCCTGGTCCGCGCCTTCAATGTCCTGCGCCAATACCCCGAGGACGCCGTCCCCGACGCGTGGGCCCGAATCCAGTCGAACCTGGCTCCCGACGGCCTGCTCGTCGACGGCACCTGCGACGAACTGGGCCGCCGCAGCGCCTGGGTCCTGCTCGACCGCCACCGCCCGCTGTCCCTGACGCTGGCCTGGGATCCGTTCACCGTGGACCGGCCCTCCGATATCGCCGAGCGCCTGCCGAAAGCGTTGATCCACCGCAATATTCCCGGCGAACGCGTCCACACGCTCCTCACGGCCGCCGATCAAGCCTGGGAGCGGTCCGCGGCCATGGCACCGTACGGCCCGCGTATCCGCTGGCGCGAGGCGGCGGAAACGCTGCGCGCCAACGGTTTTCCGTTGCGCGCTTATCCCCGGCGAATGCGCGATTGCGTACTGTCGGTGCCGTGGGACGTGGTCGCCCCGTCAGGCCCGGCTTAA
- a CDS encoding DUF2505 domain-containing protein, with protein MARRLDYSARYPLHTTEELYAALQSRDYWEARVAEMRKYAPNNEVVSLDVTDDGIEVVLHHTLPREMLPEIAQTVMRKDMVITRKESWGPFDHDETEGKFSASIPAGPGSLTGTIRLFPTETGATMRFSPTAKVFIPMVGPRLEQLMLVNLVDLFRAEQEETLRFLDNQTADKSV; from the coding sequence ATGGCACGCAGACTGGACTACTCCGCTCGCTACCCCCTGCACACCACCGAAGAGCTGTACGCAGCCCTCCAGAGCAGGGACTACTGGGAAGCCCGCGTCGCCGAAATGCGCAAGTACGCGCCCAACAACGAAGTGGTGAGCCTCGACGTCACCGATGACGGCATCGAGGTGGTCCTGCACCACACCCTGCCGCGCGAGATGCTCCCCGAGATCGCCCAGACCGTCATGCGCAAAGACATGGTGATCACCCGCAAGGAGAGCTGGGGCCCGTTCGACCACGACGAGACCGAGGGCAAGTTCTCCGCCTCGATTCCGGCCGGCCCCGGCAGCCTGACCGGCACCATCCGCCTGTTTCCCACCGAAACCGGCGCCACCATGCGCTTCTCCCCCACCGCCAAGGTCTTCATCCCCATGGTCGGCCCGCGCCTGGAGCAGCTGATGCTGGTGAACCTGGTCGACCTGTTCCGCGCCGAGCAGGAGGAGACCCTGCGCTTCCTGGACAATCAGACCGCCGACAAGTCGGTCTGA
- a CDS encoding UDP-N-acetylmuramate dehydrogenase, translated as MVRDSVRLSELTTLRVGGPALLAECASTEALVATVKALDAAGIAVLLVAGGSNLLIDDAGFDGVVVRVGTTGVELGPDGVTAEAGANWDEVVAATVAAGLGGLECLSGIPGSAGATPVQNVGAYGVEVASLLRRVRLLDRETGDVRWAEPVELGFGYRTSVLKHSDDAVVLAVEFALDPSGMSAPLRYGELARALGAGDGETRPVEQVRTEVLRLRAGKGMVLDPADHDTWSAGSFFTNPVVTDEQLPRVLAAIAAHVGDDVEVPTYPAPEGTKLSAGWLIERAGFAKGFPGDTAAARLSTKHTLALTNRGTATASDIVALARTVRAGVQERFGVTLEPEPVTVGIDL; from the coding sequence ATGGTCCGCGATTCGGTGCGTTTGTCCGAATTGACGACCTTGCGGGTCGGCGGGCCCGCGCTGCTCGCCGAATGCGCGAGCACCGAGGCCCTGGTGGCCACGGTGAAGGCCCTGGACGCGGCCGGTATCGCGGTGCTGCTGGTGGCGGGCGGGTCGAACCTGCTCATCGACGACGCGGGCTTCGACGGCGTGGTCGTTCGGGTCGGCACGACCGGTGTCGAGCTGGGACCCGACGGCGTGACGGCCGAGGCGGGCGCGAACTGGGACGAGGTCGTCGCGGCGACCGTCGCGGCCGGATTGGGCGGGCTGGAGTGCCTGTCCGGGATTCCGGGTTCGGCCGGTGCGACACCGGTGCAGAACGTCGGCGCGTACGGCGTCGAGGTGGCGTCGCTGTTGCGCCGGGTGCGCCTGCTGGATCGCGAGACCGGAGACGTGCGCTGGGCCGAACCCGTCGAACTCGGCTTCGGCTACCGGACCAGTGTGCTCAAGCACAGCGATGACGCCGTGGTCCTCGCGGTCGAATTCGCGTTGGATCCGAGCGGGATGAGCGCGCCGTTGCGCTACGGCGAACTGGCGAGAGCACTCGGCGCGGGCGACGGCGAGACCCGCCCGGTCGAGCAGGTGCGCACCGAAGTGCTGCGCCTGCGAGCGGGTAAGGGCATGGTCCTGGACCCGGCCGATCACGACACCTGGAGCGCCGGTTCGTTCTTCACCAACCCGGTCGTCACCGACGAGCAGCTGCCACGGGTACTGGCCGCGATCGCCGCGCACGTCGGCGACGACGTCGAGGTGCCCACCTATCCCGCACCCGAGGGCACCAAACTCTCCGCGGGCTGGCTCATCGAACGCGCCGGTTTCGCGAAGGGCTTCCCCGGCGACACCGCCGCCGCGCGCCTGTCGACCAAGCACACCCTGGCCCTGACCAACCGTGGCACCGCGACCGCGTCCGACATCGTCGCCCTGGCGCGCACGGTCCGCGCGGGCGTCCAAGAGAGGTTCGGCGTGACGCTGGAACCGGAACCGGTAACCGTCGGCATCGATTTATAG
- a CDS encoding DUF2505 domain-containing protein, which yields MATPLAFTAGYTHSVDAVRAAYSDEQYWKARIAEVGGPGARLDAFAVDGDQVRVQMVQSIPAEQLPPAITAVRPGDLIIPRTETYTGTGGIFEAHVDGAPAVVRGTVTMAPDGGTGSTTAINGTIEVKIPLFGGKIEAAISERLIELLGNEATFTEEWLNRR from the coding sequence ATGGCTACACCTCTGGCGTTCACTGCCGGCTACACGCATTCCGTCGATGCGGTGCGCGCCGCGTACTCCGACGAGCAGTACTGGAAGGCCCGGATCGCCGAGGTCGGTGGCCCCGGTGCCCGGCTCGACGCCTTCGCCGTCGACGGCGACCAGGTTCGCGTCCAGATGGTGCAGTCCATCCCCGCCGAACAGCTCCCGCCCGCCATCACCGCCGTGCGCCCCGGTGACCTGATCATTCCGCGCACCGAGACCTACACCGGCACCGGCGGCATCTTCGAAGCCCACGTCGACGGCGCCCCCGCGGTGGTCCGCGGCACGGTGACCATGGCCCCCGACGGTGGCACCGGCTCCACCACCGCCATCAACGGCACCATCGAGGTGAAGATCCCGCTGTTCGGCGGCAAGATCGAGGCGGCCATCTCCGAGCGCCTGATCGAGCTCCTCGGCAACGAGGCCACCTTCACCGAGGAATGGCTCAACCGCCGGTAG
- a CDS encoding L,D-transpeptidase has translation MGIRRGRAAVAVILLAVLVVLTGCTVDRPGEDAEAAPVAQVTIAPTAGATDVDPVAPVSVTVANGTIDQIALTNAGGKQITGQLSPDRTTYKVTEPLGYGATYTWAGTAVGADAKPIPIEATFTTISPQSTIPATINIGDGQEVGIAAPIILKFAGPVTNKAAVEKALTVTTDQGTEGSWAWLPDDGGSRVHWRPKNYWTPGTTVHVDAKLYGVDLGGGAYGDSDVTSDFTIGRSQIVIANAPSHRMQVVRDGATIFDFAVSYGEGNEPRNVTRSGVHIVTEKYEDFMMSNPPYYTNVRERWAVRISNNGEFIHANPESLSAQGSSNVTNGCINLSPGDAQAYFPTALYGDPVEVTGTSIELSQADGDVYDWTLDWPTWKSMSALPAE, from the coding sequence GTGGGCATTCGGCGCGGAAGAGCCGCGGTTGCGGTGATCTTGCTGGCGGTGCTCGTCGTGCTCACCGGGTGCACGGTCGACCGGCCGGGCGAGGACGCCGAGGCGGCGCCGGTGGCGCAGGTTACCATCGCGCCGACGGCAGGCGCCACCGATGTCGATCCGGTCGCGCCCGTGTCGGTGACGGTCGCGAACGGCACGATCGACCAGATCGCCCTCACCAATGCCGGCGGCAAGCAGATCACCGGTCAGCTCAGTCCCGACCGGACGACCTACAAGGTCACCGAACCGCTCGGCTACGGCGCCACCTACACCTGGGCCGGTACGGCCGTCGGCGCCGACGCGAAACCGATCCCGATCGAGGCCACCTTCACCACGATCAGCCCGCAGTCGACCATCCCGGCCACGATCAACATCGGCGACGGCCAGGAGGTCGGGATCGCGGCGCCGATCATCCTGAAGTTCGCGGGCCCGGTCACGAACAAGGCCGCGGTGGAGAAGGCGCTCACCGTCACCACCGACCAGGGCACCGAAGGGTCATGGGCCTGGCTGCCCGACGACGGCGGCTCCCGGGTGCACTGGCGCCCGAAGAACTACTGGACTCCCGGCACCACCGTGCACGTCGACGCGAAGCTCTACGGCGTCGACCTCGGCGGCGGCGCCTACGGCGACTCCGATGTCACCTCCGACTTCACCATCGGCCGCAGTCAGATCGTCATCGCGAACGCTCCCAGCCACCGCATGCAGGTCGTGCGCGACGGCGCCACGATCTTCGACTTCGCGGTCTCCTACGGCGAAGGCAACGAGCCGCGCAACGTGACCCGTTCGGGCGTGCACATCGTCACCGAGAAGTACGAGGACTTCATGATGTCGAATCCGCCGTACTACACCAACGTGCGCGAACGCTGGGCCGTCCGCATCTCCAACAACGGTGAGTTCATCCACGCCAACCCCGAATCCCTCTCGGCGCAGGGCTCCTCGAACGTCACCAACGGCTGCATCAACCTCTCACCCGGCGATGCCCAGGCCTACTTCCCGACCGCGCTCTACGGCGACCCGGTGGAGGTGACCGGCACCTCGATCGAGTTGTCCCAGGCCGATGGCGACGTCTACGACTGGACGCTCGACTGGCCGACCTGGAAGTCCATGTCGGCCTTGCCCGCCGAATAA